GCGTTTTCCGATTACGTCTTTGAAGACATGGCGTCGGAACTGCTGCGCGATGAGCCGGCGCTGGCCGCTAAATTTGCCGAGTGGAAGGCAGCGAATCCGGCCTTGCTGAGCAATCAGGAAGCCGTGCTCGACTTCATTTTTGAACACTGCCAGCGCTTTGCCGAGCCTGAATGGCGGCGCTATCCCGTCATTGCCCTGATGTAAATCAAGGCTGTAGCGAATGCAACATCCTGGCGCCGCATCGGAGACCCCGGTGCGGCGCCTCTTTCTGTGCCCTGCCCACAAGGTAATCCCATGCACTACGCACTGAACCTGCGCACCTTTATCTACAGCCATTATTTTTACCTGGGCTTGCGCGTGGCCATCGGCCTGGTCGGCCTGACCTTGCTGACCCTGGAAATCAGCGACAGCGCCACCGCCATGACGGTGTGCATAGGCGCCCTGTGTACGACCCTGATGGACATGCCCAGCCCCCTGCGCCACAAGTTCAACGAGATGCTGGCCTCGGTTCTGCTGTGCAGCGCCGTCACCTTGTTGATCAGCCTGTGCGGTCCCGTGCAGTGGCTGCTGATGACGGTGCTCGTGCTGGTCAGCTTCCTCGCCAGCATGATGGTGGTGTACGGCAAGAAATCCATGCCCTTGCAACTGGCCGCCCTGTTCATCATGACCATGTCGATGGAGCATCAGATGACGTGGCAGCAATCGTTTCACCATGCGGGCCTGTTCATGCTGGGCGGCTTGATCTATCTGGCCTATGCCATGGCCATCGCCTGGGTCTTGCGCCACCGCATCAAGCAGCAAGTACTGGCCGAAGCCCTGTTCGAATTGGCCGCCTACATCGACATCAAGGCCGATTTCTACGACACGCGTTTCAATTTGACGGAACAGTTCAACAAGCTGGTGCGCCATCAAAGCATTCTGGCCGACCGCCAGCAGGCGTCGCGCGACCTGATTCTGCGCAGCCACAAGAACAGCAAGGACGCCATCGTCGTACAGGTGCACGTGTGCATGCTCGATTTGTATGAACTGATCCTCTCCACGCACACGGATTACGCGCTGCTGCGCCAGCACCTGGCCGACTCCGACGTCTTGAAATCCTTGCACGACCTGGCCTACAAGGCGGCGCGCGACATCGAAGCCGTGGCGTATGCCGTCACGCGCAAGCGCGCCTCGTATGCGCAGATCAGCTATGACAGGGAATGGGCCGAGATCGAAGCGGAAATCGCCCGCCTGCACGCAAAAGGCGACGGCGCGCAGGAAGCGCTGGCCACCCTGCGCGCGCAGCGCAACAAGATCCGCGCCATTTTGAAAATGATCGCCGAGCTGCATCTGGCGACGCAAAAAGTCTATGCCGACGTGCCGTTCTGGAGCGGCGCGGACATGGCGCCGTTTTTGTCGCAGCAGAAATACGAACTGAAGACCCTGCTATCGAATCTGCGCCTGGATTCGCCCGTGTTCCGCTTCGCCCTGCGCGTGTCCATGGCCATCTCCGTGGGATTACTGATCGGCCACTGGCTGCCGTATGCGGCGCACAGCTACTGGATCGTCCTGACCATCGTCATCATCCTGCGCCCCACCTTCAGCATGACGCGCCAGCGCCGCGCCGACCGCATCATCGGCACCATCATCGGCTGCATCATCACGGCCATCGTGATCCGCTTCGTGCACAGCAATATCGTGCTGATGGCCATCTTGTTCCTCTCCATCGTGGCCACGCCCACCTTCATCTATCTGCGTTACCGCTACACGGCGATTGCCGTGAGCCTGATGATCTTGCTGCAAATGCACCTGGTGGCGCCCAGCAACCCGAACCTCGTCAGCGAGCGCCTGATCGACACCCTGATCGGCGCGGCGGTGGCCACCGTGTTCAGCTTTGTGCTGGCCAACTGGGAATACCAGAGCCTGCCGCGCCTCGTGCGCCAGGTGCTCAACGTGAACCTCAGCTATATGCAAGCCAGCTTCGCGCTGCTGCAGGGAAAATGCTTCGATGATTTCGCCTACCGCATCGAACGCAAGCGCTTGATGGACAGCCTGGCCGCGCTCAGCTCGGCGCTGGTGCGCATGCTCGATGAACCGGCCAGCAAGCAGCGGGCCGTGGAAGACATCAACCTGTTCATCGTGCAAAACTACTTATTGGTGGCCCACGTGGCGGCCCTGCGCTCGATCCTCGGGCGCCACGCCAGCCAGCTGCCCGTCACGCCCGTCAACGCCCTACTCGGCCATAGCCACACGCAAGTGTGCCTGACCCTGTCGCGCGCGCTGGAGCAACTCGATGACAAGGCCGCCATCAACGCGCCGCTGGCCGCCCCCGCCTCGCCGCCCGTCAGCGACGTGGCCTGGTCCGGCTGGCCGCTGGTGCAGCGCCGTATTCGCCTGTTGCAGGCGGATGCGGACAAGATCGTGGTACATAGCGCGGCGATCGTGCATATCGTATCACCACGCTAAACCCCAGCGATTTATTTCAGATAACGTTCAAACCAGCCGATAGTACGTTTCTGCAAGTCGCGCTGGTGCTCGGGCTTGCGGAAGGAATGGCCTTCGCCGTCGTAGATGAACAGGCTGGACGGCACGCCCATGGCCCGCAAGCCGTGCCAGAATTCCAGCGACTGGGCGGCCGGCGTTTCCACGTCGCGCTCGCCCACGTAAATCAGGGTTGGCGTCTTCGCCGCCTTGATCGATTCGATGGGCGAAGCCTTGCGGTACACGGCCGGATCGTCATACGCGGAAGCGCCGAAGAACGGGATCATCCACTGGTTGATGCCATTCTGGCCGTAGTAACTGATCCAGTTCGACACGCCCGCCCCCGCCACCGCCGCCTTGAAGCGGTCGCTGTGCGTGACGCCCCACATGGTCATGAAGCCGCCATACGAATGGCCGATCAGGCCCAGGCGCTGGCCGTCGACGGGCGCCACTTTTTGCGCGGCATCGATGCCGGTGAGAATGTCGCGCCAGTCGCCGCCGCCAAAGTCCGCCATGTTGGCGCGTGTAAAAGCCTGGCCTTGGCCAAAGCTGCCGCGCGGATTGGGCAGGAAGACGAAATAGCCTTTTTGCGTCAATTCGTGGATCAGGGTGCTCGCCGCCACGTAACGGGGCGAGGCGGCCGCGCCGGGGCCACCATGCACGTTGACGATCATCGGGTAGCGCTTGCCTGCGTCCGTCTTCAACGGCCCCAGCAGCCAGCCCTGCACCTTGTATTGCTCGTTGTTCCAGCCCACGTTCTGCACCGTCAACTGCGGCGCAAAGCCGTCATTGTCGCGCGTGATCTTTTTCAGCTGGCCCACCGGCCCCGCCACCAGGTAGCCGGCGTGCGTAAAGTCTTCCTGCGCGGCGGCTGCCTGCAAACCATCGGCGCTGAACGACAGACGGCCATCGCTGCCGCCGCTGCTGATCTC
This window of the Janthinobacterium agaricidamnosum genome carries:
- a CDS encoding FUSC family protein, with protein sequence MHYALNLRTFIYSHYFYLGLRVAIGLVGLTLLTLEISDSATAMTVCIGALCTTLMDMPSPLRHKFNEMLASVLLCSAVTLLISLCGPVQWLLMTVLVLVSFLASMMVVYGKKSMPLQLAALFIMTMSMEHQMTWQQSFHHAGLFMLGGLIYLAYAMAIAWVLRHRIKQQVLAEALFELAAYIDIKADFYDTRFNLTEQFNKLVRHQSILADRQQASRDLILRSHKNSKDAIVVQVHVCMLDLYELILSTHTDYALLRQHLADSDVLKSLHDLAYKAARDIEAVAYAVTRKRASYAQISYDREWAEIEAEIARLHAKGDGAQEALATLRAQRNKIRAILKMIAELHLATQKVYADVPFWSGADMAPFLSQQKYELKTLLSNLRLDSPVFRFALRVSMAISVGLLIGHWLPYAAHSYWIVLTIVIILRPTFSMTRQRRADRIIGTIIGCIITAIVIRFVHSNIVLMAILFLSIVATPTFIYLRYRYTAIAVSLMILLQMHLVAPSNPNLVSERLIDTLIGAAVATVFSFVLANWEYQSLPRLVRQVLNVNLSYMQASFALLQGKCFDDFAYRIERKRLMDSLAALSSALVRMLDEPASKQRAVEDINLFIVQNYLLVAHVAALRSILGRHASQLPVTPVNALLGHSHTQVCLTLSRALEQLDDKAAINAPLAAPASPPVSDVAWSGWPLVQRRIRLLQADADKIVVHSAAIVHIVSPR